One stretch of Echeneis naucrates chromosome 11, fEcheNa1.1, whole genome shotgun sequence DNA includes these proteins:
- the LOC115051504 gene encoding uncharacterized protein LOC115051504 isoform X3 — MVHHVIGRKHRQKYVELKRPDLVTWDKQSIITQGGKIIRARAEIIERQDGRGTPNHVTKRGTDGKSNILRVSPRQRQNQDWKNTMSLMQRDLPKTKLKEYEDEYSHQEWYPSPYPEASTFHPDEPHMNRDRQMNQREDNPSCDYMEDEQYRVDYRESNTYSPDYMNPGNQKEYKKEYFYDPNRRATLESDGVTLYDPKEETQTPRDQIWHVQHYPNKAPPNLGSYAERDHLKEFYSEEVRRRQVRSDYKPSQPFHPNDEKWSLDRESAGHDRTNRARIQGSSEPEAKRRSLPTSVENDQAHGHLFNIIKDYQHQMRDPLEGVAASNPGLSRTGPPFSHRRVEVTRTVSGIPEPFRRFLTGDNNEEPLVKRKRKSRFSDATAEEVEMTKEMFSDDYRTQSPRFGGHPRPVSLQLRPESHGTKHPDLYTESQSPRHAEMDQRGGSGSQVVFDVLKNIEIETPEEADFLKHKLCSLLREFKSKKSEMALQNSEGGALMNNYKTMNPDPQLSLRHQYERTFRQDLDLRKQDYHFKDDSRGRDWKQHERIPGERLQEQHHYIGNEPRQPNRVRYEGVPGCPEKAWTHHATHPDESGHYSQRFQEPMFPSDYQPATTEYFHSNSSSSSLLREQDTKMHRGPQYSKNLDKITSTLLELVARK, encoded by the exons ATGGTGCACCATGTGATTGGAcgtaaacacagacagaaatatgtG GAACTGAAACGGCCAGACTTGGTGACCTGGGATAAACAATCCATAATAACACAAGGAGGAAAGATCATACGAGCCAGAGCAGAAATAATAGAGAGACAAGATGGTAGAGGGACTCCAAAT catGTGACCAAAAGAGGGACTGATGGCAAGTCAAACATTTTAAGAG TGTCCCCGAGGCAGAGGCAAAATCAGGACTGGAAAAATACAATGAGCTTGATGCAAAGAGatctgccaaaaacaaaactcaaggAGTATGAAGATGAGTACTCCCACCAAGAATGGTATCCCTCACCTTACCCAGAGGCATCCACATTTCACCCAGATGAACCGCACATgaatagagacagacagatgaaccAACGGGAGGACAATCCGAGTTGTGACTACATGGAAGATGAGCAGTACAGGGTAGATTACAGGGAAAGTAATACATACAGTCCAGATTATATGAACCCTGGTAATCAGAAGGAATATAAAAAGGAATATTTCTATGATCCAAATAGAAGAGCCACACTTGAGTCAGATGGTGTTACCCTCTATGATCCGAAGGAGGAAACGCAAACACCCCGAGACCAGATTTGGCATGTACAGCATTACCCAAACAAGGCTCCTCCCAACCTAGGAAGCTATGCAGAAAGAGATCATCTGAAGGAATTCTACTCTGAGGAGGTTAGGCGGAGGCAGGTTCGTTCTGATTATAAGCCCTCACAGCCATTCCACCCAAATGATGAGAAGTGGTCGCTGGACAGGGAATCTGCTGGACACGACAGGACAAACAGAGCAAGAATTCAGGGGTCGAGCGAACCAGAGGCAAAGAGGAGGAGCTTACCCACATCTGTTGAAAATGATCAAGCACATGgccatttatttaatattatcaAAGATTATCAGCACCAAATGAGGGATCCGCTTGAAGGAGTAGCAGCTTCTAACCCTGGGCTAAGTAGAACGGGCCCGCCTTTCTCCCACAGAAGAGTGGAAGTTACTCGGACTGTGTCTGGCATCCCAGAGCCATTCAGGCGCTTTCTGACCGGGGACAATAATGAAGAGCCACTtgttaaaagaaagagaaaaagccGTTTCTCTGATGCCACTGCAGAGGAGGTGGAAATGACAAAGGAGAT GTTCAGTGATGATTACAGAACTCAAAGTCCACGTTTTGGTGGTCATCCTAGACCAGTTAGCCTACAACTGAGGCCAGAAAGCCATGGAACAAAGCATCCTGACCTCTACACAGAATCACAG AGCCCACGTCATGCTGAAATGGATCAACGAGGAGGCTCTGGGTCACAGGTTGTCTTTGATGTGCTG aaaaacattgaaattgaGACTCCAGAAGAAGCTGACTTCCTGAAGCACAAGCTTTGCAGCCTTCTGAGGGAATTCAAGTCCAAAAAATCAGAGATGGCTCTG CAAAATAGTGAAGGTGGGGCACTTATGAACAATTACAAGACAATGAACCCAGATCCACAGCTTTCCCTGCGACACCAGTATGAAAGAACCTTCAGACAAGACTTGGATTTAAGAAAACAAGATTACCATTTCAAAGATGATTCCAGAGGACGAGACTGGAAGCAGCATGAACGTATACCTGGTGAGCGGCTACAAGAACAGCATCATTATATAGGCAATGAACCCAGGCAACCAAATAGAGTCCGTTATGAAG GAGTTCCGGGGTGCCCTGAAAAAGCCTGGACACACCACGCTACCCATCCAGATGAGTCAGGACATTATTCTCAAAGGTTTCAAGAGCCCATGTTCCCCAGTGATTACCAACCTGCTACCACCGAGTATTTCCACTCCAATTCTTCCTCAAGTTCCCTACTCAGGGAGCAAGATACCAAGATGCATAGGGGCCCTCAGTACTCCAAGAACCTTGACAAAATAACCTCCACTCTCCTCGAACTCGTAGCAAGGAAATAA
- the LOC115051504 gene encoding uncharacterized protein LOC115051504 isoform X1, whose protein sequence is MDSFETPYDVEAEFIECTVCDKSIRGDTLYKIHLTTPGHIKKEDGLVAVGLAVRQQIVPEFKDILQYLDYLKLDEPIIGLSFLDEVPGNDQQLKYSCRLCHLTTNLPDMVHHVIGRKHRQKYVELKRPDLVTWDKQSIITQGGKIIRARAEIIERQDGRGTPNHVTKRGTDGKSNILRVSPRQRQNQDWKNTMSLMQRDLPKTKLKEYEDEYSHQEWYPSPYPEASTFHPDEPHMNRDRQMNQREDNPSCDYMEDEQYRVDYRESNTYSPDYMNPGNQKEYKKEYFYDPNRRATLESDGVTLYDPKEETQTPRDQIWHVQHYPNKAPPNLGSYAERDHLKEFYSEEVRRRQVRSDYKPSQPFHPNDEKWSLDRESAGHDRTNRARIQGSSEPEAKRRSLPTSVENDQAHGHLFNIIKDYQHQMRDPLEGVAASNPGLSRTGPPFSHRRVEVTRTVSGIPEPFRRFLTGDNNEEPLVKRKRKSRFSDATAEEVEMTKEMFSDDYRTQSPRFGGHPRPVSLQLRPESHGTKHPDLYTESQSPRHAEMDQRGGSGSQVVFDVLKNIEIETPEEADFLKHKLCSLLREFKSKKSEMALQNSEGGALMNNYKTMNPDPQLSLRHQYERTFRQDLDLRKQDYHFKDDSRGRDWKQHERIPGERLQEQHHYIGNEPRQPNRVRYEGVPGCPEKAWTHHATHPDESGHYSQRFQEPMFPSDYQPATTEYFHSNSSSSSLLREQDTKMHRGPQYSKNLDKITSTLLELVARK, encoded by the exons GGCTTGCTGTCAGACAGCAAATCGTACCAGAATTTAAGGACATTTTACAATATCTGGATTACTTGAAGCTTGATGAGCCCATTATTG GTTTGAGCTTTTTGGATGAAGTGCCTGGTAATGACCAACAACTCAAATACTCATGTAGGTTATGCCATCTGACTACAAACCTACCAGATATGGTGCACCATGTGATTGGAcgtaaacacagacagaaatatgtG GAACTGAAACGGCCAGACTTGGTGACCTGGGATAAACAATCCATAATAACACAAGGAGGAAAGATCATACGAGCCAGAGCAGAAATAATAGAGAGACAAGATGGTAGAGGGACTCCAAAT catGTGACCAAAAGAGGGACTGATGGCAAGTCAAACATTTTAAGAG TGTCCCCGAGGCAGAGGCAAAATCAGGACTGGAAAAATACAATGAGCTTGATGCAAAGAGatctgccaaaaacaaaactcaaggAGTATGAAGATGAGTACTCCCACCAAGAATGGTATCCCTCACCTTACCCAGAGGCATCCACATTTCACCCAGATGAACCGCACATgaatagagacagacagatgaaccAACGGGAGGACAATCCGAGTTGTGACTACATGGAAGATGAGCAGTACAGGGTAGATTACAGGGAAAGTAATACATACAGTCCAGATTATATGAACCCTGGTAATCAGAAGGAATATAAAAAGGAATATTTCTATGATCCAAATAGAAGAGCCACACTTGAGTCAGATGGTGTTACCCTCTATGATCCGAAGGAGGAAACGCAAACACCCCGAGACCAGATTTGGCATGTACAGCATTACCCAAACAAGGCTCCTCCCAACCTAGGAAGCTATGCAGAAAGAGATCATCTGAAGGAATTCTACTCTGAGGAGGTTAGGCGGAGGCAGGTTCGTTCTGATTATAAGCCCTCACAGCCATTCCACCCAAATGATGAGAAGTGGTCGCTGGACAGGGAATCTGCTGGACACGACAGGACAAACAGAGCAAGAATTCAGGGGTCGAGCGAACCAGAGGCAAAGAGGAGGAGCTTACCCACATCTGTTGAAAATGATCAAGCACATGgccatttatttaatattatcaAAGATTATCAGCACCAAATGAGGGATCCGCTTGAAGGAGTAGCAGCTTCTAACCCTGGGCTAAGTAGAACGGGCCCGCCTTTCTCCCACAGAAGAGTGGAAGTTACTCGGACTGTGTCTGGCATCCCAGAGCCATTCAGGCGCTTTCTGACCGGGGACAATAATGAAGAGCCACTtgttaaaagaaagagaaaaagccGTTTCTCTGATGCCACTGCAGAGGAGGTGGAAATGACAAAGGAGAT GTTCAGTGATGATTACAGAACTCAAAGTCCACGTTTTGGTGGTCATCCTAGACCAGTTAGCCTACAACTGAGGCCAGAAAGCCATGGAACAAAGCATCCTGACCTCTACACAGAATCACAG AGCCCACGTCATGCTGAAATGGATCAACGAGGAGGCTCTGGGTCACAGGTTGTCTTTGATGTGCTG aaaaacattgaaattgaGACTCCAGAAGAAGCTGACTTCCTGAAGCACAAGCTTTGCAGCCTTCTGAGGGAATTCAAGTCCAAAAAATCAGAGATGGCTCTG CAAAATAGTGAAGGTGGGGCACTTATGAACAATTACAAGACAATGAACCCAGATCCACAGCTTTCCCTGCGACACCAGTATGAAAGAACCTTCAGACAAGACTTGGATTTAAGAAAACAAGATTACCATTTCAAAGATGATTCCAGAGGACGAGACTGGAAGCAGCATGAACGTATACCTGGTGAGCGGCTACAAGAACAGCATCATTATATAGGCAATGAACCCAGGCAACCAAATAGAGTCCGTTATGAAG GAGTTCCGGGGTGCCCTGAAAAAGCCTGGACACACCACGCTACCCATCCAGATGAGTCAGGACATTATTCTCAAAGGTTTCAAGAGCCCATGTTCCCCAGTGATTACCAACCTGCTACCACCGAGTATTTCCACTCCAATTCTTCCTCAAGTTCCCTACTCAGGGAGCAAGATACCAAGATGCATAGGGGCCCTCAGTACTCCAAGAACCTTGACAAAATAACCTCCACTCTCCTCGAACTCGTAGCAAGGAAATAA
- the LOC115051504 gene encoding uncharacterized protein LOC115051504 isoform X2, producing the protein MDSFETPYDVEAEFIECTVCDKSIRGDTLYKIHLTTPGHIKKEDGLVAVGLAVRQQIVPEFKDILQYLDYLKLDEPIIGLSFLDEVPGNDQQLKYSCRLCHLTTNLPDMVHHVIGRKHRQKYVELKRPDLVTWDKQSIITQGGKIIRARAEIIERQDGRGTPNHVTKRGTDGKSNILRVSPRQRQNQDWKNTMSLMQRDLPKTKLKEYEDEYSHQEWYPSPYPEASTFHPDEPHMNRDRQMNQREDNPSCDYMEDEQYRVDYRESNTYSPDYMNPGNQKEYKKEYFYDPNRRATLESDGVTLYDPKEETQTPRDQIWHVQHYPNKAPPNLGSYAERDHLKEFYSEEVRRRQVRSDYKPSQPFHPNDEKWSLDRESAGHDRTNRARIQGSSEPEAKRRSLPTSVENDQAHGHLFNIIKDYQHQMRDPLEGVAASNPGLSRTGPPFSHRRVEVTRTVSGIPEPFRRFLTGDNNEEPLVKRKRKSRFSDATAEEVEMTKEMFSDDYRTQSPRFGGHPRPVSLQLRPESHGTKHPDLYTESQSPRHAEMDQRGGSGSQVVFDVLKNIEIETPEEADFLKHKLCSLLREFKSKKSEMALQNSEGGALMNNYKTMNPDPQLSLRHQYERTFRQDLDLRKQDYHFKDDSRGRDWKQHERIPGVPGCPEKAWTHHATHPDESGHYSQRFQEPMFPSDYQPATTEYFHSNSSSSSLLREQDTKMHRGPQYSKNLDKITSTLLELVARK; encoded by the exons GGCTTGCTGTCAGACAGCAAATCGTACCAGAATTTAAGGACATTTTACAATATCTGGATTACTTGAAGCTTGATGAGCCCATTATTG GTTTGAGCTTTTTGGATGAAGTGCCTGGTAATGACCAACAACTCAAATACTCATGTAGGTTATGCCATCTGACTACAAACCTACCAGATATGGTGCACCATGTGATTGGAcgtaaacacagacagaaatatgtG GAACTGAAACGGCCAGACTTGGTGACCTGGGATAAACAATCCATAATAACACAAGGAGGAAAGATCATACGAGCCAGAGCAGAAATAATAGAGAGACAAGATGGTAGAGGGACTCCAAAT catGTGACCAAAAGAGGGACTGATGGCAAGTCAAACATTTTAAGAG TGTCCCCGAGGCAGAGGCAAAATCAGGACTGGAAAAATACAATGAGCTTGATGCAAAGAGatctgccaaaaacaaaactcaaggAGTATGAAGATGAGTACTCCCACCAAGAATGGTATCCCTCACCTTACCCAGAGGCATCCACATTTCACCCAGATGAACCGCACATgaatagagacagacagatgaaccAACGGGAGGACAATCCGAGTTGTGACTACATGGAAGATGAGCAGTACAGGGTAGATTACAGGGAAAGTAATACATACAGTCCAGATTATATGAACCCTGGTAATCAGAAGGAATATAAAAAGGAATATTTCTATGATCCAAATAGAAGAGCCACACTTGAGTCAGATGGTGTTACCCTCTATGATCCGAAGGAGGAAACGCAAACACCCCGAGACCAGATTTGGCATGTACAGCATTACCCAAACAAGGCTCCTCCCAACCTAGGAAGCTATGCAGAAAGAGATCATCTGAAGGAATTCTACTCTGAGGAGGTTAGGCGGAGGCAGGTTCGTTCTGATTATAAGCCCTCACAGCCATTCCACCCAAATGATGAGAAGTGGTCGCTGGACAGGGAATCTGCTGGACACGACAGGACAAACAGAGCAAGAATTCAGGGGTCGAGCGAACCAGAGGCAAAGAGGAGGAGCTTACCCACATCTGTTGAAAATGATCAAGCACATGgccatttatttaatattatcaAAGATTATCAGCACCAAATGAGGGATCCGCTTGAAGGAGTAGCAGCTTCTAACCCTGGGCTAAGTAGAACGGGCCCGCCTTTCTCCCACAGAAGAGTGGAAGTTACTCGGACTGTGTCTGGCATCCCAGAGCCATTCAGGCGCTTTCTGACCGGGGACAATAATGAAGAGCCACTtgttaaaagaaagagaaaaagccGTTTCTCTGATGCCACTGCAGAGGAGGTGGAAATGACAAAGGAGAT GTTCAGTGATGATTACAGAACTCAAAGTCCACGTTTTGGTGGTCATCCTAGACCAGTTAGCCTACAACTGAGGCCAGAAAGCCATGGAACAAAGCATCCTGACCTCTACACAGAATCACAG AGCCCACGTCATGCTGAAATGGATCAACGAGGAGGCTCTGGGTCACAGGTTGTCTTTGATGTGCTG aaaaacattgaaattgaGACTCCAGAAGAAGCTGACTTCCTGAAGCACAAGCTTTGCAGCCTTCTGAGGGAATTCAAGTCCAAAAAATCAGAGATGGCTCTG CAAAATAGTGAAGGTGGGGCACTTATGAACAATTACAAGACAATGAACCCAGATCCACAGCTTTCCCTGCGACACCAGTATGAAAGAACCTTCAGACAAGACTTGGATTTAAGAAAACAAGATTACCATTTCAAAGATGATTCCAGAGGACGAGACTGGAAGCAGCATGAACGTATACCTG GAGTTCCGGGGTGCCCTGAAAAAGCCTGGACACACCACGCTACCCATCCAGATGAGTCAGGACATTATTCTCAAAGGTTTCAAGAGCCCATGTTCCCCAGTGATTACCAACCTGCTACCACCGAGTATTTCCACTCCAATTCTTCCTCAAGTTCCCTACTCAGGGAGCAAGATACCAAGATGCATAGGGGCCCTCAGTACTCCAAGAACCTTGACAAAATAACCTCCACTCTCCTCGAACTCGTAGCAAGGAAATAA